In a genomic window of Candidatus Polarisedimenticolaceae bacterium:
- the recF gene encoding DNA replication and repair protein RecF (All proteins in this family for which functions are known are DNA-binding proteins that assist the filamentation of RecA onto DNA for the initiation of recombination or recombinational repair.), with translation MWLRRLTADRLRNLKAISVDLASGLTVVTGRNGMGKTSLLEAVYLLGTGHSFRTRRLEELIARDGGPLRVGGEISRRTGEERLAVVLERNERRLLAGGGECDLERFLGRLDLVALPGDAPRVLREGPDGRRRFLDSGLVGVQPGFLRALGEYRRTLAERNALLKARGRDDASRRRELAAWDERLAGSAARLHRERRAYATALAARLGEVERALFPDGETFTLRYLPSPEAVVEEDPIRFPELYLERLDRDRGRDLALGFTGSGPHRDDFALELDGSDLRRFGSGGQVRAAMVALSVAKLGFLKELRGESPLFLMDDFDSDLDEPRGAALAEYLHGGSFQAVLVTAKEGLAGNLVVPSLRIRMENGEASKN, from the coding sequence TTGTGGCTGCGTCGACTCACGGCGGATCGCCTTCGTAACCTCAAGGCCATATCCGTCGATCTCGCCTCGGGGCTCACCGTCGTCACGGGGCGCAACGGCATGGGCAAGACGAGCCTGCTCGAGGCGGTCTATCTGCTCGGCACGGGGCATTCGTTCCGCACGCGGCGCCTGGAAGAGCTCATCGCCCGGGACGGGGGCCCGTTGCGCGTGGGGGGGGAGATCTCCCGCCGCACCGGCGAGGAGCGGCTCGCCGTCGTGCTCGAGCGGAACGAACGCCGGCTGCTCGCCGGCGGCGGCGAATGCGACCTCGAGCGTTTCCTGGGAAGGCTCGACCTCGTCGCGCTCCCCGGGGACGCGCCGCGCGTGCTGCGTGAAGGTCCCGACGGTCGCCGTCGTTTCCTCGACAGCGGGCTCGTCGGCGTGCAGCCCGGGTTCCTACGGGCGCTGGGGGAATACCGGCGCACCCTTGCCGAGCGCAACGCCCTGCTCAAGGCCCGCGGGCGCGACGACGCCTCCCGGCGGCGGGAGCTGGCGGCCTGGGACGAGAGGCTGGCCGGCAGCGCCGCGCGACTCCACCGGGAGCGCCGCGCCTACGCGACCGCGCTGGCGGCGAGGCTCGGCGAGGTCGAGCGGGCGCTGTTCCCGGACGGCGAGACCTTCACGCTGCGTTACCTTCCGTCGCCGGAGGCCGTCGTCGAGGAAGATCCGATCCGCTTTCCGGAGCTCTACCTCGAGCGACTCGATCGCGATCGGGGGCGCGACCTCGCGCTGGGCTTCACCGGCTCGGGGCCGCATCGCGACGACTTCGCCCTCGAGCTCGACGGGAGCGACCTCCGCCGGTTCGGATCCGGTGGGCAGGTTCGCGCCGCCATGGTAGCCTTGAGCGTCGCCAAGCTCGGTTTCCTGAAGGAATTGCGGGGCGAGTCTCCGCTGTTCCTGATGGACGATTTCGATTCGGATCTCGACGAGCCGCGCGGCGCCGCCCTGGCCGAGTACCTGCACGGCGGGAGCTTCCAGGCGGTGCTCGTCACGGCCAAGGAAGGGTTGGCGGGCAACCTGGTGGTGCCGTCGCTCAGGATCCGGATGGAGAACGGCGAGGCCTCGAAGAACTGA